In the Oncorhynchus keta strain PuntledgeMale-10-30-2019 chromosome 29, Oket_V2, whole genome shotgun sequence genome, one interval contains:
- the LOC118362251 gene encoding tryptophan--tRNA ligase, cytoplasmic-like, with translation MTDCLGDGAGDMTPMDLYEKLTSQGDTVRTLKTEKAAKADIDAAVQLLLKLKVDYKQVTGQDYKTGCPPSECVVSQDNGPAADGEDMVDPWNVSTTNAKGVDYDKLIVRFGSSKIDQELVDRIERVSGQKAHRFLRRGIFFSHRDMHQVLDAYEKNKSFYLYTGRGPSSDALHMGHLIPFIFTKWLQDTFDIPLVIQLTDDEKYLWKDLSLEDCHRYTMENAKDIIACGFDINKTFIFSDLDYMGASPDFYRNVVKVQKHVTFNQVKGIFGFCDSDCIGKIAFPAIQAAPSFSSSFPQIFKGRKDVQCLIPCAIDQDPYFRMTRDVAPRIGYPKPALLHSTFFPALQGAQTKMSASDANSSIFLTDTPKQIKNKVNKHAFSGGKDTVEEHRKYGGNPDVDVSFMYLTFFLEDDEQLEKIRQDYASGALLTGELKKRLIETLQPIITSHQERRKQVTEETVKQFMTPRPLNYSF, from the exons ATGACAGACTGTCTGGGAGACGGGGCTGGGGATATGACCCCAATGGACCTATATGAGAAACTAACATCACAAGGAGACACAGTCCGAACTCTGAAAACTGAAAAGGCTGCAAAA GCTGATATTGACGCTGCTGTACAGTTGCTGCTGAAGCTAAAAGTGGACTACAAGCAGGTAACAGGTCAGGACTACAAGACTGGATGTCCACCCTCAGAATGCGTTGTTTCACAAGACAACGGGCCAGCTGCAGATGGGGAGGACATGGTCGACCCCTGGAATGTCTCCACCACCAACGCCAAAGGAGTGGACTACGACAAGCTGATAG TGAGGTTTGGCAGTAGCAAAATTGACCAAGAGCTGGTGGACAGAATAGAGAGAGTCTCGGGACAGAAGGCACACCGTTTTTTACGCAGAGGAATCTTCTTCTCTCACAG AGATATGCACCAGGTTCTGGACGCGTATGAGAAGAACAAGTCTTTCTACCTCTACACGGGCAGAGGACCCTCCTCAGATGCCTTGCACATGGGCCACCTCATCCCTTTCATCTTTACAAA ATGGCTGCAGGACACGTTTGACATCCCGCTGGTGATCCAGCTGACGGATGATGAGAAGTACCTGTGGAAGGACCTGTCCCTGGAGGACTGTCACCGTTACACTATGGAGAACGCCAAGGACATCATCGCCTGTGGCTTTGACATCAACAAGACCTTCATCTTCTCTGATCTGGACTACATGGG GGCGTCCCCAGACTTCTACAGGAATGTGGTGAAAGTACAGAAGCATGTGACTTTCAACCAGGTCAAAGGCATTTTTGGATTTTGCGACAGTGACTGCATCG GAAAGATTGCCTTCCCCGCCATCCAGGCCGCTCCGTCGTTCAGTAGCTCTTTCCCTCAGATCTTCAAGGGCAGAAAAGATGTCCAGTGTCTCATTCCCTGTGCCATAGACCAG GACCCTTACTTCCGGATGACCCGGGATGTGGCCCCCAGGATCGGCTACCCCAAGCCTGCCCTGTTGCACTCTACCTTCTTTCCGGCGCTGCAGGGGGCCCAGACCAAGATGTCTGCCAGTGACGCCAACTCCTCCATCTTCCTCACAGACACGCCCAAGCAGATCAAAAATAAG GTGAACAAGCACGCCTTCTCCGGGGGGAAAGACACGGTAGAGGAGCACAGGAAATATGGCGGCAACCCCGATGTAGACGTGTCCTTTATGTACCTGACCTTCTTCCTGGAGGACGACGAGCAGCTGGAGAAAATCCGACAG GACTACGCCAGTGGAGCCCTGCTAACCGGTGAGCTGAAGAAACGTCTGATAGAGACCCTGCAGCCAATAATCACATCCCATCAAGAGAGACGCAAGCAGGTCACAGAAGAGACCGTCAAGCAGTTCATGACCCCGAGACCTCTAAATTACAGTTTCTAG
- the slc25a47b gene encoding solute carrier family 25 member 47-B, giving the protein MHLADFVAGSVGGAFGVAVGYPLDTVKVRIQTQRRFTGVWQCIHTTWKTEGVNGFYRGMSMPVTTVSISSSVVFGVYRNVLQCLHQLRSTSTGLDFLPTKVDIFLSGLSGGVAQVSVMAPADIVKVRMQCQMVHQGLDAQQPKYRGPMHCLLTIAREEGFLGLYKGAGALALRDGPSFATYFTVYHVICEQLSPPENTQPEWNVVLLAGGLSGMCGWCIGTPMDVIKSRLQVDGMGKRRYTGFFHCISQSIRTEGPGVLFKGLGLNCIRAFPVNMSVFAMYEVVVRLLRPKT; this is encoded by the exons ATGCATTTGGCAGATTTCGTTGCTGGTTCCGTTGGAG GAGCCTTTGGAGTGGCTGTGGGGTATCCTTTGGACACAGTGAAG GTGAGAATACAGACACAAAGGAGATTCACAGGAGTTTGGCAATGTATTCATACTACATGGAAGACCGAAGGG GTGAATGGATTCTACAGGGGCATGTCCATGCCAGTCACCACTGTGTCCATCAGCTCCTCTGTAGTGTTTGGCGTCTACAGGAATGTCCTGCAGTGTTTACATCAACTACGATCCACCTCCACAGGTTTGGATTTTCTGCCAACCAAAGTGGACATCTTCTTGTCCGGGTTGTCAGGAGGTGTTGCCCAG gtatctgtgatgGCACCAGCTGACATAGTAAAAGTACGGATGCAGTGTCAGATGGTACACCAAGGCTTGGACGCTCAGCAACCCAAGTATCGCGGCCCAATGCATTGTCTGCTGACCATCGCTCGTGAAGAGGGCTTCCTCGGACTGTACAAGGGAGCTGGTGCCCTCGCCCTGCGAGACGGCCCCTCTTTTGCCACCTACTTCACTGTTTACCACGTTATCTGTGAGCAGCTATCCCCACCTGAGAATACCCAGCCAG AGTGGAATGTGGTTCTGCTTGCTGGTGGACTGTCAGGGATGTGTGGCTGGTGCATAGGGACACCCATGGACGTGATCAAATCCCGTCTGCAGGTGGACGGTATGGGCAAGAGGAGATACACAGGTTTCTTCCACTGCATCTCACAGAGCATACGCACTGAGGGGCCGGGTGTTCTCTTCAAAGGCCTGGGCCTCAATTGCATACGGGCCTTCCCTGTCAACATGTCCGTGTTCGCCATGTACGAGGTGGTTGTGCGCCTCCTCCGACCGAAAACTTGA